Genomic segment of Peribacillus frigoritolerans:
TGAACTTGTAAAGCAGAGGGCAGTGCGCAGCTACTGGCGCAAAAAGTTCCTGTCTAGTTAAGGAAGCAAAAGAAAGCAGGCAACCATTGAAGTATGCATCAAAAACATTCACCAAATGAACAATCAGAAAAAAATGTACATATTCTGCAAGTTCTTCTTTCTAGGTATGAAGAAAGCTTTTCTGAATGGTTATAGTCAGGAGAAAATGAGATTTATTCACAACGGGGGGAATACTCGAATGGCAAGCGAAGAAAAAGAGAAAGAGAAATATAGTGCTAATTCATTGGTTAGAGGGTTGGAAATCATTAAGCTCTTTAATGAAGTACAGCCGAGCTTGTCTCTTTCAGAAATAGCAAAACAACTGGGAGTAAGCAGAACAGTACCATATCGTTTATTATTCACATTACAAAATATTGGTTACTTGTCTCAGGATGAACATACCAAACGTTATAGTTTAACGCCAAAGGTTCTTGAATTGGGATTCAGCTATTTGAATAGCTTGAAATTCCAGGAAATTGTCCAGCCTTATATGGAGACCTTACGTGATGAAATCGGAGCCTCCTGTCATCTGTCCATTTTAGATGGACAGGAAGTTGTTTATGTTGGAAGTGCCCCGATCAGAGGTGTATCAGCTGTCAATGTGAACATAGGTTTGCGGCTGCCGGCACATGCTTTGGCCAATGGAAAATTACTTTTGGCATATCAACCGAAAGAAATGCTAATGCAAATGTTCAAAATCTCAAACCTGACTCCTTATACAGACAGAACACTCACCGCGCCTGGTGAATTTCAAAAACAGCTGGAATCGATTCGGCAAAATGGTTATTCGATGACAAGCGGGGAATTTCACCCTGGCATCCGTTCCGTTGCAGCCCCGATTTTTGACAGGACTGGGAAAGTGTTGGCTGCCTTGAATGTCGTGGCAACAGAGTCTGCTTACCAGGAGGATTTCATCGATAAAATTGCCTTGCCGAAACTGTTGGAAGTTTCTCGGCAGTTATCCGTTTATATGGGATATAGCGGGGTTAAGCCTTATCAACACGAAGATGTCTGAACAATTTAAATCTATTGATAAATGAATAACCTCTTTCGAAAGTGTGGATCTCCCAATAGGGAATCCACACTTTTTGTGTTAAGAAAAGCAAATCGTTACAAGTTTATCCCATAATGGAGAGCGTTCGGATTATAAAAATAGTTTTAAATATTCTAAAAATTCGTTGACAATGAAGCGTTTTCATTTTAGACTTAATTCATAGACAAAACAATGTTTTGCTTATGAAACATAACTCGGTTAAGAAACAACAAATAAGGGAGGAATTTTAAAATGACAAAAGAAACTTTCTCAGTGAAGGATTTTGAAAAAAAATATGTTGCCCGATTGAAAGACCGTACTCTTGATTGGAATGTCTTGAAGTTCCAAGAAGAAATTGATCCTGCTTATAGACGCGCACAGATGAGATATATCGGACGTGGTGCGACTGCCAATAACGATACGAATGTAATTGCAGGTGTACATTTCACTTTAAGTACTATGGTGCTTCCTCCGGGATGTATCGGTCCTTTGCACCTTCACGACGATGTTGAAGAAGTGTTTTTCATTCTTGAGGGTGAAGTCACGGCATTAATTCAAGAGGATAGCTACAGTGAAGTGCATGAAATTAAATTAAGTGCGAGAGATTGCATCAGCAGCCCACCAGGGGTTTATCGGGGAATTAGGAATGACGGTGATGTGGAAGCGCGCATGCTCGTGATGCTAGGGGCAGTAAAACCTAACTTGCCGACTTATCCTGAAGGCAGTGACCTCGAAGAACTGCGTAAACAACGCGCTAAAGAAAGAGAAGCCATCATTAAAGAGTGATCATTTAGCCGAAAGGGCACCTGCATTATGAAAATTAATGAGGCGCCCTTTTCGATTAGATTGTTAAATATGGCCAATTCAATTTATTTAAAGTCATTAAATTATGGGAGGTATAAAAAATGCTTGGGATTACTCATTTACGACATATAAGCATGATAACTCCGAATTTCGACGATCAAGCAGAGTTTTATGAAAAGGTTTGGGGACTTGATAGAGTGGATGTTCCGGAAGAGGAGAATACGGTTTATTTCCGCGGGGCTGGACCGGAACATCATATTTTAAGCCTTCACAAGGGAGAAAAACGTGGTTTGCATCATATAGCTTTTGGCATGGTCGATAAAAATGCGGTGGACCGTGCAGCAGGGATATTACAATCGAAGGGCGTTCGAATTATTGAACCACCTGGATATTTGGATGAAGCAGGTGCCGGTTATGGCCTCCGGTTAATTGATCCGGAAAACCGCGTGATCGAGCTTTCGGCTTGGGTGGAAGTGCAAACGTCTATTTGGAGCAAGAAAAATGTTGACCCAGTGAAATTGAATCATGTTGTAATGAACACGAAGAACTTAGATATGATCGTTGAGTTTTATACGGATGTACTTGGTTTTAAAGTCACTGATTGGAGTGAGCACCAAATGTCATTCCTGCGATGCAACAGGAAACATCACTCCATTGCCTTCAATCAAGATGAGCATGCGTCAGTCAATCATATCGCATACGAGGTCGATTCCGTGGATGAACTGATGCGAGGAATAAGCAATGTGCGAAAAGCGGGCTTTTCAGAACTTTGGGGACCTGGACGTCATGGGCCTGGAGACAATATTTTCTGTTATTTTCAAGACCCAGGCGGTTTTGTTATGGAGTATACATGTTATCTGGAAACGATCGAAGATGAATCTGAGTGGAGAGCACGAGTATGGAAACGGGTCCCGCATTTAATGGACCAGTGGGGAATTGCAGGGCCGCCGAAACCTGAAGCCCGCAAAGCAATGGGAGGCGATCCCGATGCAGGCTGGGTTGATTCTCATATAGATGGTTCTGTCATGGCGGAAAAATGAGGAGGATTTTGATGTCCTCCCATTATTCTTGCGCGTAGTTACAGCGTTTGAGGAAAATGGCTTTGAAAAGGAGTGAAGAGAGTGGATTTAGGATTGCAAGGAAAAGTGGCTGTCATTAT
This window contains:
- a CDS encoding IclR family transcriptional regulator, whose product is MASEEKEKEKYSANSLVRGLEIIKLFNEVQPSLSLSEIAKQLGVSRTVPYRLLFTLQNIGYLSQDEHTKRYSLTPKVLELGFSYLNSLKFQEIVQPYMETLRDEIGASCHLSILDGQEVVYVGSAPIRGVSAVNVNIGLRLPAHALANGKLLLAYQPKEMLMQMFKISNLTPYTDRTLTAPGEFQKQLESIRQNGYSMTSGEFHPGIRSVAAPIFDRTGKVLAALNVVATESAYQEDFIDKIALPKLLEVSRQLSVYMGYSGVKPYQHEDV
- a CDS encoding cupin domain-containing protein; the protein is MTKETFSVKDFEKKYVARLKDRTLDWNVLKFQEEIDPAYRRAQMRYIGRGATANNDTNVIAGVHFTLSTMVLPPGCIGPLHLHDDVEEVFFILEGEVTALIQEDSYSEVHEIKLSARDCISSPPGVYRGIRNDGDVEARMLVMLGAVKPNLPTYPEGSDLEELRKQRAKEREAIIKE
- a CDS encoding VOC family protein, whose protein sequence is MLGITHLRHISMITPNFDDQAEFYEKVWGLDRVDVPEEENTVYFRGAGPEHHILSLHKGEKRGLHHIAFGMVDKNAVDRAAGILQSKGVRIIEPPGYLDEAGAGYGLRLIDPENRVIELSAWVEVQTSIWSKKNVDPVKLNHVVMNTKNLDMIVEFYTDVLGFKVTDWSEHQMSFLRCNRKHHSIAFNQDEHASVNHIAYEVDSVDELMRGISNVRKAGFSELWGPGRHGPGDNIFCYFQDPGGFVMEYTCYLETIEDESEWRARVWKRVPHLMDQWGIAGPPKPEARKAMGGDPDAGWVDSHIDGSVMAEK